A region from the Desulfoglaeba alkanexedens ALDC genome encodes:
- a CDS encoding elongator complex protein 3, which yields MWDRQNRPRIYPVFLPHAGCPYRCVYCNQYAVTGSGGREGSDLLRGRAAIEDRAERSRRSGIPGEIAFYGGTFTALPEALLDGLLEAAAAGVRDGVFTGIRFSTRPDAVSEETVRRLQAFPIRTVELGAQSLSDAVLFASRRGYRAAAVEAAARRVRAAGWALGIQLMVGLPGETPSRFQGTISKAVALRPDFVRLYPALVLRDTGLARWFESGRYRPLSLDQAVERCAFAFDRFLKNGIRVARMGLHADPELDRPGTILAGPCHPAFGYLVRVRWWRNRVDAVMEGRAKTPASPEGGDAVALPDGSAPIRSRNQRSAVLYVPSHLLSEALGPRRENVTYWTRKWGWDGLDVRPEASAAVEGRNGRLCVGDEEFHL from the coding sequence ATGTGGGACCGACAGAATCGCCCTCGAATCTATCCCGTCTTTCTGCCGCATGCCGGCTGCCCGTACCGCTGTGTCTACTGCAACCAGTACGCGGTGACCGGTTCGGGAGGGCGGGAGGGGTCGGACCTCTTGCGGGGGCGCGCCGCTATCGAAGACCGGGCCGAACGGTCCCGGCGATCCGGGATTCCCGGAGAAATAGCCTTCTACGGCGGAACGTTTACGGCGCTACCGGAAGCTCTCCTGGACGGTCTGCTGGAGGCCGCCGCGGCCGGTGTACGCGACGGGGTATTCACGGGCATTCGTTTTTCCACGCGCCCGGATGCCGTTTCTGAGGAGACGGTCCGGCGGCTGCAGGCCTTCCCGATTCGAACGGTGGAGCTGGGCGCCCAGAGCCTTTCCGACGCCGTGCTCTTCGCATCGCGAAGAGGCTACCGGGCGGCGGCGGTGGAAGCGGCGGCGCGGCGCGTCCGTGCGGCCGGCTGGGCGCTCGGCATTCAGCTCATGGTGGGCCTTCCGGGCGAAACCCCGAGCCGCTTCCAAGGAACGATTTCGAAGGCCGTCGCGCTTCGGCCGGATTTCGTTCGCCTCTACCCCGCACTGGTCTTGAGGGACACCGGGCTCGCCCGCTGGTTCGAAAGCGGCCGGTACCGGCCGCTTTCGCTGGATCAGGCCGTCGAACGCTGCGCCTTCGCTTTCGATCGCTTCCTGAAAAACGGCATCAGGGTCGCCCGCATGGGTTTGCACGCGGACCCCGAACTGGATCGACCGGGGACGATCCTTGCCGGCCCCTGCCACCCGGCCTTCGGCTACCTGGTTCGAGTCCGGTGGTGGCGTAACCGGGTGGACGCGGTCATGGAGGGGCGTGCGAAGACTCCCGCTTCCCCTGAAGGGGGAGATGCCGTTGCCCTGCCGGACGGATCCGCGCCGATCCGGTCACGAAATCAGCGATCCGCCGTGCTCTACGTTCCATCGCATCTTTTGAGTGAAGCCCTTGGCCCTCGGCGTGAAAATGTGACATACTGGACGCGAAAGTGGGGATGGGACGGGTTGGACGTGCGCCCGGAAGCCTCCGCGGCCGTTGAAGGGCGCAACGGTCGGCTCTGCGTGGGAGACGAGGAGTTCCACCTCTGA